In Paenibacillus sonchi, a single genomic region encodes these proteins:
- the nagA gene encoding N-acetylglucosamine-6-phosphate deacetylase, whose protein sequence is MAKITTGRLLFGNVLTPAGIIREGVIAVSEEAIHYAGEAAWLPEAYTQWPAGNEKTSGGLLIPGFVDVHVHGGDGFDFMYADADALTAITRYHASQGTTTMLATTMTAGKKDIDRVLSEVHAFRSAPMPYAQLAGVHLEGPFISPKWSGAQNPEHIVPANVEWLEQWETLYPGLIRQVTIAPEGEGALRAITWLRKHGVTAALGHTNASFEEVIAAADAGLNQAVHMFNAMTPLHHRKPGAAGAILFDARIRAEIIADGIHVHPAAISVLARLKKEGNLLLITDAMSATGLSDGEYTIGDLPVLVRDGVARLKENPEALAGSTLTMIRGFRYLVQEVGLTLEEASRAASLTPAQALGLERTIGTLEAGKRGDILLLDNELNLQEVWINGRKIADPQMP, encoded by the coding sequence ATGGCTAAAATAACGACAGGCCGGCTGTTGTTCGGGAATGTGCTGACACCGGCAGGGATTATCCGGGAGGGCGTAATTGCTGTATCGGAGGAGGCCATTCATTATGCCGGGGAAGCCGCTTGGCTGCCGGAAGCTTACACCCAGTGGCCTGCAGGCAATGAGAAAACAAGCGGCGGCCTGCTTATTCCGGGATTTGTTGATGTGCATGTGCATGGCGGAGACGGCTTCGATTTCATGTATGCGGATGCGGATGCGCTAACGGCGATTACCCGGTATCATGCTTCGCAGGGTACAACCACCATGCTGGCCACCACCATGACAGCGGGCAAAAAGGATATTGACCGGGTGCTCTCAGAAGTTCACGCCTTCCGTTCTGCCCCCATGCCCTATGCCCAGCTGGCGGGGGTTCATTTGGAAGGCCCGTTCATCAGTCCCAAATGGTCAGGGGCGCAAAACCCTGAGCATATTGTTCCTGCCAATGTGGAATGGCTGGAGCAGTGGGAAACCTTGTATCCGGGATTAATCCGGCAGGTAACCATCGCTCCGGAAGGAGAAGGTGCGCTTAGGGCCATCACCTGGCTCCGGAAGCACGGAGTCACCGCAGCGCTTGGACACACGAACGCTTCCTTTGAAGAAGTTATCGCCGCAGCCGATGCCGGACTGAATCAGGCTGTGCATATGTTCAATGCCATGACCCCGCTCCATCACCGCAAGCCCGGAGCCGCGGGCGCCATCCTGTTCGATGCGCGTATCCGTGCGGAGATTATTGCCGACGGGATTCATGTGCATCCGGCAGCCATCTCTGTGCTCGCCCGCCTCAAGAAAGAAGGCAATCTGCTGTTGATCACAGATGCCATGTCGGCGACCGGCCTCAGTGACGGCGAATATACCATCGGGGACCTTCCCGTTCTGGTCCGTGACGGTGTCGCCCGGCTGAAGGAGAATCCGGAAGCTCTCGCGGGCAGCACGCTGACCATGATCCGGGGGTTCCGCTATCTGGTTCAGGAGGTCGGCCTGACTCTGGAGGAAGCCTCCAGAGCCGCAAGCCTGACACCGGCTCAAGCTCTTGGCCTTGAGCGGACCATCGGGACCTTGGAAGCCGGTAAACGCGGAGATATCCTGCTGCTGGATAATGAGCTGAACCTGCAAGAAGTCTGGATCAACGGACGTAAAATCGCTGATCCCCAAATGCCCTGA
- a CDS encoding YhcN/YlaJ family sporulation lipoprotein: MLRSKISMSVSAALLLGVVSITGCGTNNTASDNKVHTQNVRGTHDGRLGVNSVQGVRANAFDKMEVSEELADRIAAMPEVRSANVVVAGKSAYVAVVLDEASGGVHAKSNGNTTRINSYNGTAGPSGMVAGSGRILGRTTTGITGNGDTRGSRNGVPGMTGVGGSMTGIPGSLSTGRGTVGGTGLANPGAFTGNGGNGIMSGNNMTDGRVLKRDIDRGMGTAAGTRSITPYSTNGTTGMNGTTGMNGMNGTNGMGTGAANGTNANGVNTLANDTVTRDMKDKIAAEVKKYDKNIDNVYVSANPDFVDRANFYAQEFRAGHPLRGFARDFGTMVQRIFPTRSGY, translated from the coding sequence ATGTTGCGATCGAAGATCAGCATGTCGGTTTCCGCTGCCCTGCTTCTGGGCGTGGTTAGCATCACAGGCTGCGGGACCAATAACACGGCAAGCGATAATAAAGTTCATACCCAAAATGTGCGGGGAACCCATGACGGAAGGCTGGGTGTTAACTCCGTACAGGGAGTTAGAGCCAATGCCTTCGATAAAATGGAAGTCAGCGAGGAGCTGGCTGACCGGATTGCAGCCATGCCGGAGGTTCGTTCGGCGAATGTGGTAGTGGCAGGGAAAAGTGCATATGTTGCCGTAGTTTTGGATGAGGCTTCAGGCGGAGTCCATGCCAAAAGCAACGGAAATACCACGCGTATTAACAGCTACAACGGCACGGCGGGCCCTTCGGGAATGGTAGCCGGCAGCGGAAGGATTTTGGGACGCACAACGACCGGAATCACAGGCAATGGCGACACGCGGGGTTCCAGAAACGGCGTGCCTGGAATGACAGGGGTAGGCGGTTCGATGACAGGCATTCCGGGAAGCCTGTCCACCGGAAGAGGGACTGTGGGTGGAACCGGCTTGGCCAATCCGGGGGCTTTTACAGGTAATGGCGGCAACGGAATCATGTCCGGAAACAACATGACCGACGGCCGGGTCCTGAAGCGTGATATCGATAGAGGTATGGGAACGGCGGCGGGCACACGCTCGATCACCCCATACAGCACGAATGGAACAACTGGCATGAATGGAACAACTGGCATGAATGGAATGAATGGTACTAATGGTATGGGCACTGGTGCGGCAAACGGAACGAATGCGAATGGTGTGAACACGCTTGCCAATGATACCGTCACCCGGGACATGAAGGACAAAATTGCCGCCGAGGTCAAAAAGTACGATAAAAATATTGATAATGTCTATGTATCGGCCAATCCGGATTTCGTGGACCGGGCTAACTTTTACGCCCAGGAATTCCGTGCAGGCCATCCGTTAAGAGGCTTTGCGAGAGATTTCGGCACAATGGTGCAGCGTATCTTCCCGACCCGCAGCGGATATTGA
- a CDS encoding glycosyltransferase family 4 protein has product MTLKVLFTFYVASGGVETLNKLRCESLLRSGIECHVLYLRSGSISQSPASFPVFIAPTDADIKAVLDTHNYDAIIVTSDYLLLERLRRLGYSRILIYESQGLGTRTDAKLLITEAVPFLRSYCNAVLIPPTDHLLELFISICPWLQRYVIPNIVDVQSFRYIPDEAPCDPVIAWVGRLETNKNWSEYLKVAHLIRRSKPELHLWMFHDPNLATSEQKQLFHEELHALELHDRLNVFTNIPNHVMPVYYSSIAASGGFLLSSSITEGFGYAVAEAVCCTCPVLSTDSDGVRSFIIHNVTGKFYPLGNVEAAVKEGLELMDNLPLRDSIREHGRLHMVSSFGSVKYAQSFREMLNSFAIF; this is encoded by the coding sequence ATGACCTTGAAGGTTTTATTTACATTTTATGTGGCCAGCGGCGGAGTCGAGACATTGAACAAGCTGCGGTGTGAAAGTCTGCTGCGCAGCGGCATCGAGTGTCATGTGCTGTATTTGAGGTCGGGTTCAATCAGTCAGAGCCCGGCAAGCTTCCCTGTATTTATCGCCCCCACAGACGCGGATATCAAAGCGGTGCTGGACACCCATAACTATGATGCCATAATTGTAACCTCGGATTATTTACTGCTGGAGCGTCTGCGCCGTCTGGGATACAGCCGAATCCTGATCTATGAATCCCAAGGCCTGGGAACACGCACAGACGCGAAGCTTCTGATCACGGAGGCAGTGCCTTTTTTACGTTCATACTGTAACGCTGTATTGATACCGCCCACAGATCACTTGCTGGAGCTGTTCATTTCAATCTGCCCATGGCTCCAGCGGTATGTTATTCCTAATATTGTGGATGTCCAGTCGTTCCGGTACATTCCCGATGAAGCACCATGTGATCCGGTTATCGCCTGGGTAGGGCGCCTGGAGACGAATAAGAATTGGAGCGAATATCTGAAAGTTGCCCATTTAATCCGCCGCAGCAAGCCGGAGCTGCATCTATGGATGTTTCATGATCCGAACCTTGCAACCAGCGAGCAAAAGCAGCTGTTCCACGAAGAGCTCCATGCTCTCGAACTGCATGACCGGCTGAATGTTTTCACCAATATTCCCAATCATGTCATGCCGGTGTATTACTCTTCCATAGCCGCTTCAGGGGGATTCCTGCTGTCTTCCTCAATCACTGAGGGCTTTGGGTATGCGGTTGCCGAGGCTGTCTGCTGTACCTGCCCGGTGCTGAGCACGGATTCCGACGGGGTGCGTTCTTTCATCATCCATAATGTGACCGGAAAATTCTATCCGCTGGGCAATGTAGAAGCCGCCGTCAAAGAGGGGCTGGAGCTTATGGATAATCTGCCGCTCCGGGACTCTATCCGCGAGCATGGCCGTCTCCATATGGTCTCCAGTTTCGGTTCCGTTAAATATGCCCAGTCTTTCCGGGAAATGTTGAACTCCTTCGCCATTTTCTAA
- a CDS encoding glycosyltransferase family 4 protein encodes MRITFPVLTLTRGGAQRMLAELANRLADGGHEVTVLMPSQGIVEYPMRCPVIFAGDTVISEDDFPAGDVIVSNYFTTVPVSQRASEQGKGINIRLALCYEPTFLPDNNQSFASYHLTPNLLVLSRWQQSIVRINHGIKGRIVPIGLSSDFYNMHIREANRKLIVSAIVRKPEGGFSGHREQEYLLQQLDMIKGQQPEAEICLITPPREYAESPWLQSLFKDGHYRLRTPSSDEELCYHYNESDIFVSSSTYDSGSLPGLEAMRCGAALVTVYSGGNLEYCVHGSNCLMSYRYENRLAEDVVTLIRNKEQRERLAINGAADSLRFTWEKSYNIFQAELYDIVFKRG; translated from the coding sequence ATGAGAATAACCTTTCCCGTTCTGACTCTGACCAGAGGGGGCGCGCAGAGGATGCTGGCCGAACTGGCCAATCGTCTTGCGGATGGAGGGCATGAAGTAACCGTTCTGATGCCCTCCCAAGGCATTGTCGAATACCCGATGCGATGTCCGGTTATTTTTGCTGGCGATACCGTGATTTCGGAGGATGATTTTCCGGCGGGCGATGTCATTGTCTCCAACTACTTCACGACTGTTCCTGTATCGCAGCGGGCCAGCGAACAAGGCAAGGGGATAAACATCCGGCTCGCACTCTGTTATGAGCCCACGTTCCTGCCGGACAACAACCAGTCGTTTGCTTCCTATCATCTAACACCGAATTTGCTGGTGCTTTCCCGCTGGCAGCAGAGTATCGTCCGCATTAATCATGGAATCAAAGGCAGAATTGTGCCGATTGGCCTCAGCTCTGACTTTTATAATATGCATATCCGCGAAGCGAACAGAAAGCTTATAGTGTCTGCCATTGTCCGCAAGCCGGAGGGCGGTTTTTCGGGGCATCGGGAACAGGAGTATCTGCTGCAGCAGCTGGATATGATTAAAGGGCAGCAGCCGGAGGCCGAAATCTGCCTGATCACTCCACCGCGTGAATATGCGGAATCCCCATGGCTGCAGTCTCTTTTTAAAGATGGGCATTACCGTCTGCGTACCCCCTCGAGTGATGAAGAGCTTTGTTACCACTATAATGAAAGTGATATTTTTGTCAGCTCCAGCACCTATGACAGTGGTTCGCTCCCTGGTCTTGAAGCGATGCGCTGCGGGGCGGCCCTCGTCACGGTCTATTCCGGGGGCAATCTTGAATACTGTGTCCATGGAAGCAACTGCCTGATGTCGTACCGGTATGAAAACCGGCTGGCTGAAGATGTGGTAACGCTCATCCGGAATAAGGAGCAGCGTGAACGTCTGGCCATTAATGGAGCAGCCGACTCCCTGCGGTTTACCTGGGAGAAGAGCTATAATATTTTTCAGGCAGAGCTGTATGATATTGTATTCAAACGGGGTTGA
- a CDS encoding glycosyltransferase family 2 protein, protein MNYGTRVSVIIPFYNCSYVHLAIESVLAQSYPDIEIIVVDDGSTLHTEKLAPYSGRIKVLRKTNGGTASALNLGISSASGAYFAWLSADDCFHPDKIGRQIAVMLATQTSFNHTAYYYINELGERFSGRISVPFHSKAELIETLMTGCPVNGSSVMLDMNVFKKVGLFNEKLLYTQDYDLWLRILAYYEWSYIEDPLLDYRVHQEMGSIIHSEAQKREIKQVQELHHKSLVRLLRKERRK, encoded by the coding sequence ATGAACTATGGAACCAGGGTTTCGGTGATTATCCCTTTTTACAATTGTTCATACGTGCATCTTGCCATCGAAAGCGTACTTGCGCAGAGCTACCCGGATATAGAGATTATCGTTGTGGACGACGGGTCGACCCTTCACACGGAAAAGCTGGCGCCTTACAGCGGGCGGATCAAAGTGCTCCGCAAAACAAACGGCGGCACTGCTTCAGCCCTCAACCTGGGAATTTCCTCGGCCAGCGGGGCATATTTCGCCTGGCTAAGCGCCGATGACTGTTTCCACCCCGATAAAATCGGCCGGCAAATCGCAGTTATGCTTGCTACACAGACCTCCTTTAATCATACGGCTTATTACTATATCAATGAGCTGGGAGAGCGTTTTTCCGGAAGGATCAGTGTGCCATTTCACAGCAAAGCTGAGCTGATCGAGACCCTGATGACGGGCTGTCCGGTGAATGGAAGCTCTGTGATGCTGGATATGAACGTTTTCAAGAAGGTCGGATTGTTTAATGAGAAATTGCTGTATACCCAGGACTATGATTTATGGCTGCGCATTTTGGCTTATTATGAATGGTCCTACATTGAAGATCCGCTGCTGGATTACCGGGTGCATCAGGAAATGGGCTCCATTATCCATAGTGAGGCGCAGAAGCGGGAGATTAAGCAAGTACAGGAACTGCATCACAAGTCGCTTGTACGGCTGCTCCGGAAGGAGAGAAGAAAATGA
- a CDS encoding class I SAM-dependent methyltransferase — translation MYREIKVKDFLPVLLEHLKFAETILDVGSGTGTLLERYEASVVIGLDIHRPYLLHRKYTASHIIPVHADARHIDKLFLPGTFSAVTLIDSLEHFTMSEGKELLRKAEVIAAGRVVVFTPRGFFPQEGTDHYHLQGEYYQKHRSGWEPEDFLGLGYAVTVLKGFHHAENPSFLEAFGPNHAPLDALLACKTV, via the coding sequence ATGTACCGGGAAATTAAAGTAAAGGACTTCCTTCCGGTTCTGCTGGAGCATCTGAAATTCGCAGAAACGATACTCGATGTGGGCAGCGGAACCGGTACGTTGCTTGAACGCTATGAGGCATCGGTTGTGATTGGCCTGGATATTCACAGGCCCTATCTCCTGCACCGCAAGTATACAGCGTCCCATATCATTCCGGTGCATGCTGATGCGAGACATATCGATAAGCTGTTTCTGCCGGGCACCTTCTCGGCGGTAACACTGATTGACTCTTTGGAGCATTTCACCATGAGCGAAGGCAAGGAGCTTTTGCGGAAAGCGGAGGTGATCGCAGCGGGCCGCGTGGTTGTTTTTACCCCACGCGGTTTTTTTCCCCAAGAAGGAACGGATCATTACCATCTGCAAGGAGAGTACTATCAAAAACACCGGAGCGGCTGGGAACCGGAAGATTTTTTGGGGCTGGGATATGCTGTAACTGTGCTGAAAGGCTTTCATCACGCGGAGAATCCTTCCTTCCTGGAAGCGTTCGGACCGAATCATGCGCCACTGGACGCCTTGCTGGCCTGCAAAACCGTATAA
- a CDS encoding glycosyltransferase yields the protein MKPRVSVVIPFYNCPYIEQALQSALNQSWQPYEIIVVDDGSTMHTDRITPYLPHIHYLGKANGGTASALNHGIRHATGDYVVWLSSDDMFYRDKINNQVLFMDQNRLLITYTNFNYINGSTQLTELNAAVVFPSYLDYLRCFLQGNPINGCTVMFKRELFAAIGLFDESLPYTHDYDLWFRAILNGYPPVMLNQSLTAYRRHDGMGTLKHYDAIMAEAAATNARYTPMLRSLIASMGG from the coding sequence ATGAAACCGAGAGTATCCGTGGTGATTCCTTTTTACAATTGCCCTTATATCGAGCAGGCGCTGCAAAGCGCCTTGAACCAATCCTGGCAGCCATATGAGATCATCGTTGTTGACGATGGCTCCACTATGCACACAGACCGGATTACGCCGTACCTCCCGCACATTCACTATCTGGGGAAGGCTAATGGAGGAACCGCGTCCGCACTGAATCACGGAATCCGTCATGCCACAGGTGATTATGTTGTCTGGCTCAGCTCGGATGATATGTTCTACCGCGACAAGATTAATAATCAAGTGCTGTTCATGGACCAGAACCGTCTGCTGATTACCTACACCAACTTCAATTATATTAATGGAAGCACACAGCTGACCGAGCTTAATGCAGCAGTGGTATTTCCAAGCTATCTTGACTATTTGCGCTGTTTTCTGCAGGGCAATCCGATTAATGGCTGCACCGTAATGTTCAAGCGGGAGCTGTTCGCCGCCATTGGGCTTTTCGATGAGTCGCTGCCCTACACCCATGATTATGACCTGTGGTTCCGGGCGATTCTGAACGGATATCCGCCTGTGATGCTCAATCAGTCCCTGACTGCCTACCGGCGGCATGACGGAATGGGAACACTCAAGCATTATGATGCCATTATGGCTGAAGCTGCGGCGACCAATGCCCGTTACACCCCCATGCTCCGCAGTTTAATTGCTTCCATGGGCGGCTGA
- a CDS encoding NAD-dependent epimerase/dehydratase family protein, with amino-acid sequence MKARRILITGASGFTGRHAVAYFHAAGAEVTAVVRSAAAASGIFPAGVKQQVCDLSDRKAVNTMIEEVQPDEVLHLAGKNSVPESWQDPLLYMETNVMSTLYLLEGLRTRPARRILVAGSRLKFKPGLAGGPPHPYSLSKTLEELVSLAWCTLFKQPVLLAEPCNLIGPGPSTGFCSLLAQHIVRSEAAAGTSETLPPFRLSSRFALRDFLDVRDAVRAYDCILRSGEPGKIYRIDSGTLRGLGAVAGQLLAHAAAPVAMDWGPVEAAAEQEAALSAAAVPAALSSALVNQEEVSASPEDNAACLGWSPLIELSRSLADIVDYYRASREGGAS; translated from the coding sequence ATGAAGGCGCGGAGAATTCTGATTACCGGAGCTTCCGGATTTACCGGAAGGCATGCCGTGGCTTACTTTCATGCAGCAGGAGCGGAAGTGACTGCCGTGGTGCGGAGTGCAGCAGCAGCTTCCGGCATTTTTCCCGCAGGTGTGAAGCAGCAGGTCTGTGATTTGAGCGACCGTAAGGCAGTGAACACAATGATTGAAGAGGTTCAGCCGGATGAAGTGCTGCACCTCGCCGGCAAAAACTCAGTCCCGGAATCCTGGCAGGACCCGCTGCTCTACATGGAAACGAACGTCATGTCTACGCTCTACTTGCTGGAGGGATTGCGTACCCGGCCGGCCCGCCGTATTCTGGTGGCCGGCTCCCGGCTTAAGTTCAAGCCGGGCCTAGCGGGAGGACCGCCTCATCCGTACAGTCTGAGCAAAACCCTGGAGGAACTGGTATCTCTGGCCTGGTGCACATTATTCAAGCAGCCGGTGCTGCTTGCGGAACCCTGCAATCTGATCGGGCCCGGGCCGTCTACAGGCTTCTGTTCCCTGCTGGCACAGCATATTGTGCGCAGTGAGGCCGCTGCAGGCACTTCTGAAACCCTTCCGCCGTTTAGGCTTTCCTCACGGTTTGCCCTCAGGGACTTTCTTGATGTGCGGGATGCGGTCAGAGCCTATGACTGTATTCTGCGCAGTGGAGAGCCGGGGAAGATCTACCGTATTGATTCCGGCACCCTGCGTGGACTTGGCGCGGTTGCCGGGCAATTGCTGGCCCATGCGGCTGCTCCGGTAGCGATGGATTGGGGGCCGGTGGAAGCGGCTGCGGAGCAGGAAGCCGCTTTATCCGCAGCTGCCGTTCCGGCAGCGTTGTCCAGCGCATTAGTTAATCAGGAAGAAGTATCCGCATCCCCCGAGGACAATGCTGCCTGTCTCGGCTGGAGCCCGCTGATCGAGCTGTCCCGTTCACTTGCGGATATTGTGGACTATTACCGGGCAAGCAGAGAAGGAGGTGCTTCATGA
- a CDS encoding dTDP-4-dehydrorhamnose reductase family protein, which translates to MKLLILGGNGMAGHMLADYFRRQGKHHVFHTTRDKSDLGGLYVDADDIAGVEKLVEIVSPHCIINALGVLNQFAERDRIGAYHVNGFLPHRLRRAADGVRARLIHISTDCVFEGTRGGYTEDDTPDGTSVYAITKSLGEVREPGHLTIRTSIIGPEIRPSGIGLMEWFLAQRGPVSGYRRVMWNGVTTLELAKAIDALLEPEISGLIHLAHPQPVSKYELLRHMQAAFNKEDVEIIPESAHVQDRTLVSTRADVQVQLPPYPVMLAELAAWMKQPAMSI; encoded by the coding sequence ATGAAGCTGCTTATCCTCGGCGGAAACGGTATGGCGGGTCATATGCTGGCGGATTATTTCCGCCGTCAAGGCAAGCATCACGTCTTCCATACAACCCGGGATAAGAGTGATCTTGGCGGGCTGTATGTAGATGCCGACGATATTGCCGGAGTTGAAAAGCTGGTCGAAATCGTCTCTCCCCATTGCATCATCAATGCGCTGGGCGTGCTGAATCAATTTGCCGAACGTGACCGGATCGGCGCCTACCATGTGAACGGGTTCCTGCCCCACCGGCTCCGCCGCGCGGCGGACGGTGTGCGTGCCCGGCTCATCCATATCAGTACCGACTGCGTGTTCGAAGGAACACGCGGCGGTTATACAGAAGACGATACGCCTGACGGCACATCTGTGTATGCGATCACCAAAAGTCTTGGAGAAGTGCGGGAGCCCGGGCACCTGACGATCCGAACCTCTATCATTGGCCCGGAAATCCGCCCTTCGGGCATCGGGCTGATGGAATGGTTCCTGGCCCAGCGGGGGCCGGTATCCGGATACCGGCGGGTGATGTGGAACGGGGTAACTACACTGGAGCTGGCCAAAGCTATAGACGCTCTGCTGGAACCGGAGATCTCCGGGCTGATCCATCTGGCCCATCCGCAGCCGGTCAGCAAATATGAGCTGCTACGGCACATGCAGGCAGCCTTCAACAAAGAGGATGTGGAAATTATCCCCGAGTCTGCGCATGTTCAGGACCGCACATTGGTCAGCACGAGAGCGGATGTTCAGGTGCAGCTGCCTCCGTACCCCGTGATGCTGGCAGAACTGGCGGCCTGGATGAAGCAGCCGGCGATGTCGATATGA
- a CDS encoding polysaccharide biosynthesis protein, whose protein sequence is MFNNKRILVTGGTGSWGHELIRQLLPQNPKEIVIFSRSESAQVAMSREYEDSRLSFIIGDIRDKDALVAACRGIDYVFHLAALKHVPVCEDQPYEALKTNVVGTQNVIEAAIASNVEKAIYISTDKAANPSNFYGMTKAIGEKLFVYANLLGSKTRFVTVRGGNVLGTNGSVVHLFMKQIKDKGQVRITDMKMTRFFFTLRDAITLLFKASEVSLGGEIFVMTMPTCRIVDLAEVLIEASGRRDVSIIEAGIRPGEKIHEILMSDFESQTTVVYDEQYLVILPTLDMPELKIHYSRYPHVSFNSFSSENNLMDQREIKEILIRGGFLQ, encoded by the coding sequence ATGTTCAATAATAAAAGGATTTTGGTTACAGGCGGAACCGGTTCCTGGGGGCATGAACTCATCCGGCAGCTTTTGCCGCAGAACCCGAAAGAGATTGTCATATTCTCCCGCAGCGAGTCTGCTCAAGTGGCCATGAGCCGCGAATATGAGGATTCCCGCCTGAGCTTCATCATTGGCGATATCCGTGACAAGGACGCTTTGGTGGCGGCGTGCCGGGGCATCGATTATGTCTTTCATCTGGCGGCCCTCAAGCATGTTCCGGTCTGCGAGGACCAGCCGTATGAAGCGCTCAAGACCAACGTGGTCGGCACCCAGAATGTCATTGAAGCGGCCATTGCCAGCAATGTGGAAAAAGCGATTTACATCTCCACCGACAAAGCGGCCAATCCCTCTAATTTCTACGGGATGACCAAAGCCATCGGGGAAAAGCTGTTCGTCTACGCCAACCTGCTGGGCTCCAAAACCCGGTTCGTGACGGTGCGCGGCGGGAATGTGCTGGGAACGAACGGCAGTGTGGTTCATCTGTTCATGAAGCAGATCAAGGACAAGGGACAGGTGCGGATTACAGATATGAAAATGACCCGCTTCTTCTTCACTCTGCGCGATGCCATCACCCTGCTGTTCAAGGCCTCTGAGGTCAGCCTCGGTGGTGAAATCTTTGTAATGACCATGCCAACCTGCCGGATCGTGGATCTCGCCGAAGTGCTGATTGAGGCTTCAGGCAGACGGGATGTGAGCATTATTGAAGCAGGTATCCGCCCTGGCGAAAAAATCCATGAGATTCTGATGAGTGATTTCGAAAGCCAGACGACGGTTGTCTACGATGAGCAGTATCTGGTCATCCTGCCTACACTGGATATGCCTGAATTAAAAATCCATTACAGCAGGTATCCCCATGTTTCCTTCAACAGCTTCAGCTCCGAGAACAACCTGATGGACCAGAGGGAGATCAAGGAGATCCTGATCCGGGGAGGGTTCCTGCAATGA
- the wecB gene encoding non-hydrolyzing UDP-N-acetylglucosamine 2-epimerase yields MKIMTILGTRPEIIRLSVIIPLLDEHAEQHVLVHTGQNFTASLSGIFFTELGLRAPDYVLQDKQAGLGGQLAAMFGSLESILLREQPDRILLLGDTNSALCAILAERMGIPVVHMEAGNRCYDLKVPEEKNRRVIDAVSTINMPYTQQSKRHLLSEGFPSQRIVLTGNPIHEVIKHYNRQIGASDILGRLNLMAGQYFLVTAHRAENVDDPESLRQIMSGLNLVAEHFGLRLICSIHPRTRSKLAEQFKLEMNPLVEFHEPFGFFDFVHLEQYALCAITDSGTVQEECCLMGVPTVTIRRTTERPETVDCGSNVVSGVEQESILRCTRLMTSLSPEWEAPEGYLTPDVSVKVVKFLLGGNLHVQ; encoded by the coding sequence ATGAAGATCATGACGATTTTAGGCACACGGCCCGAGATCATCCGCCTAAGTGTCATTATTCCGCTGCTCGATGAGCATGCGGAGCAGCATGTGCTGGTGCATACGGGACAGAACTTCACCGCCAGCCTCAGCGGGATTTTCTTCACTGAGCTGGGGCTGAGGGCACCGGATTATGTGCTTCAGGATAAGCAGGCCGGGCTTGGCGGGCAGCTTGCTGCCATGTTCGGGAGCCTGGAGAGTATTCTGCTCCGGGAGCAGCCCGACCGGATTCTGCTCCTGGGGGATACGAACAGTGCGCTGTGCGCCATCCTCGCTGAGCGGATGGGCATTCCTGTGGTGCATATGGAAGCGGGAAACCGCTGCTACGATTTGAAAGTGCCGGAGGAGAAAAACCGCCGTGTCATAGACGCTGTCTCCACCATAAATATGCCCTATACCCAGCAGAGCAAGCGGCATCTGCTCAGCGAAGGATTTCCTAGCCAGCGCATTGTTTTAACCGGAAATCCGATTCATGAAGTGATTAAGCATTATAACCGGCAGATCGGAGCCAGCGATATTCTGGGCCGGCTGAACCTTATGGCAGGACAGTACTTTCTGGTTACTGCCCACCGGGCCGAAAATGTGGATGATCCCGAATCGCTCCGGCAGATTATGTCGGGATTGAACCTGGTGGCAGAGCATTTTGGCCTACGCCTGATCTGCAGCATCCATCCCCGTACGCGTTCCAAGCTGGCGGAGCAATTCAAGCTGGAGATGAACCCGCTGGTGGAATTTCATGAGCCTTTTGGATTTTTTGATTTTGTCCATTTAGAGCAGTATGCCCTGTGCGCAATCACCGACAGCGGAACCGTTCAGGAGGAATGCTGCCTGATGGGAGTGCCGACAGTAACCATCCGCCGGACCACAGAACGTCCGGAAACGGTGGACTGCGGAAGCAATGTAGTTTCAGGAGTGGAGCAGGAGAGCATATTGCGCTGTACCCGGCTGATGACGTCACTGAGTCCCGAATGGGAGGCGCCGGAAGGCTATTTGACCCCGGATGTCTCTGTTAAGGTAGTCAAATTTTTGCTTGGAGGGAACCTGCATGTTCAATAA